In the genome of Jaculus jaculus isolate mJacJac1 chromosome 11, mJacJac1.mat.Y.cur, whole genome shotgun sequence, the window ccgctggagaatatgcttctctttgtACTAAGGAGAGAGcaatcccatcatacctcaaaatggcccaggctgaaactaaggaaaaatggcaaaacaagcaagggtgctgttttcttgatgaaccagataccagctcaagggggaaggagaccaacacagagaaaaatcaactcctatcaaatcagagagccagagcctcaaaggtccccaacacctcatcactgaagcagaccaaaaatgaacccagcattgctcagggaaattttgtggaagagggggcagaaagaatgtccgagccacatgttgagtcatgatctgcagacatttatcctacccataactgtgggataattccacaatgcatgacccatatacctcaataaggagaaGCCGAGGGGAGgtggtaggtaatggatgagcctagcaatggtaccaaattgactgtattcactcagtacagaactaattaattaaaaaaaaaaaaaagtgatggagaGAGCAgcagaggtcctggcctgcctaGCAATGGGCATGAGTTGGAATTAAAGCCTGTCCCCAACCAGAAGGTAACCTGCAACATGTCGTTACTAACATGATTCAGTCACCAATTGATGTCTCCCACTCCCACACCACCGCAAGAAAGAGCTGCCAACAGTTCCAGAATAATCAGCTACCATCCCACCAACAGCCACTAGAGGCCCCCAAACACCACTGTGAATCTGTAATGTCCCATCACCCACACACTACAGGTGCACAGCAAACCCATTGACCAGGACACCATCACTTTCTGGGTATTACCTCAGTTTGGTGTGACAGAGGGCCGGTAACCGTCACAAAGGAAGTGTCGTCATCAAAACCAGGCAAGACAGTGAAGCTGAAAATCTACCTGCAAGTTTCTCTATCTGTCCTTTGAAAGTTCAGTCTTCTAGTTCAGAGACAGTGGCAATCAATACCCTCTAATAGGGATTGCTCTAAAGCAACAGAAAAAGATACTTCCAGAAGACCTTTAGTTCCAATGCTAAGTCCCTGTGGGGAACTATCAGCGCATAAACTTCAGAGTTTATCTCATGTGTTCATTCTACCTGACATCCAGAGGCCAAAGTCATCCCCTGTGAAGAAAGACTGCATTCCCTCAGGC includes:
- the Rhno1 gene encoding LOW QUALITY PROTEIN: RAD9, HUS1, RAD1-interacting nuclear orphan protein 1 (The sequence of the model RefSeq protein was modified relative to this genomic sequence to represent the inferred CDS: inserted 4 bases in 2 codons; deleted 1 base in 1 codon; substituted 3 bases at 3 genomic stop codons) encodes the protein MIQSPIDVSHSHTTARKSCQQFQNNQLPSHQQPLEAPKHHCESVMXPITHTLQVHSKPIDQDTITFWVLPQFGVTEGRXPSQRKCRHQNQARQXSXKSTCKFLYLSFESXQSSSSETVQSIPSNRDCSKATEKDTSRRPLVPMLSPCGELSAHKLQSLSHVFILPDIQRPKSSPVKKDCIPSGHRENSLPTGLLLSGTHSSPELWPVLVKDTPEEKCGIKVTWRRKRHLFTYLNVTGKLSKSSFLVKSRSNFSDISLVKQSQELLIFELGLMAHAFNSSILLLPS